One region of Salvia miltiorrhiza cultivar Shanhuang (shh) chromosome 3, IMPLAD_Smil_shh, whole genome shotgun sequence genomic DNA includes:
- the LOC131018583 gene encoding uncharacterized protein LOC131018583 → MPQYAKFLKDIVSRKKKMGEFESVKLNEECNAILQRKLPAKIKDLGSFNISCIIGGQHFEKALCDLGANINLMPLSVFQQLTIGELKPTSMRLQMADRSVTYPCGIVEDVLVKVGDFIFPADFVVLDIEDDNKIPLILGRSFLATGRALIDVEKEELTLRVHDESQKFSVYEPCRIYKDEVPKKAKVTGNVRVDVQNIFNEDHLSWQDPGDQNSKG, encoded by the coding sequence ATGCCACAATATGCCAAATTCCTCAAGGACATAGTCTCGCGCAAGAAAAAGATGGGGGAGTTTGAGAGTGTGAagctcaatgaagaatgcaacGCGATTttgcagaggaagctgccggcgAAGATCAAGGATCTGGGCAGTTTCAATATTTCttgcattattggaggccagcatttcgAGAAGGCACTGTGCGATTTGGGGGCGAATATCAATCTCATGCCTTTATCTGTTTTTCAGCAGCTGACAATTGGGGAGTTGAAGCCTACatctatgaggctgcagatggcagACAGGTCGGTCACTTATCCATGTGGAATTGTGGAGGACGTGCTTGtcaaggtgggggattttattttccctgccgATTTTGTGGTTTTAGACATTGAGGATGACAACAAAATTCCGCTAATTTTGGGGCGTTcgttccttgcaacgggaagagctttaattgatgtggagaaagaaGAGCTCACGCTGCGAGTTCATGATGAAAGCCAAAAGTTCTCTGTCTATGAACCATGTCGCATCTACAAGGAcgaagtgcccaagaaagctaAAGTTACTGGAAATGTAAGAGTTGACgttcaaaatatatttaatgaGGATCATctttcttggcaggacccaggtgatcaGAATTCTAAGGGATAA